In Ensifer canadensis, a genomic segment contains:
- a CDS encoding MotB family protein, with protein sequence MSDESHHNGKNEIIIVKRVSGGHGEHHGGGWKIAYADFMTAMMAFFLVMWLINAANEETKAAIASYFNPVQLTDQKPAERGLKDPAKDAQGEETQQRSKVDGEQEKSGGSAKTGDQLTATSGEETKYSDADFFENPYSVLSEIAQEVGQQANISVKGDGGAAQSGPSTGAEGGEAFRDPFDPDFWTKQVEVKDAGNTTEKDVALASKAAMASGAAPLQKTAEEQKAEGKPADAGKTDAEEAELAKPDAAAQAEELKAEIKRELGGDAGKLAEGLVVTPAEGGLLLTISEQTDSQMFAVGSAVPQKELVMAMEKIGRLLSERQGVVAIRGHTDGRPFKDGTYDNWRLSAARAQSAYYMLVRGGLKEDRVSQISGFADRRLQIPGDPYAPGNRRIEILLQSAKG encoded by the coding sequence ATGAGCGACGAAAGCCATCACAACGGCAAGAACGAAATCATCATCGTCAAACGAGTGAGTGGCGGTCATGGCGAGCATCACGGCGGCGGCTGGAAGATTGCCTACGCCGACTTCATGACGGCGATGATGGCCTTCTTCCTCGTCATGTGGCTGATCAATGCCGCCAACGAGGAGACGAAGGCGGCCATCGCCTCCTATTTCAACCCGGTGCAGCTGACCGACCAGAAGCCCGCTGAGCGTGGCTTGAAGGATCCTGCCAAGGATGCGCAGGGCGAAGAGACACAGCAGCGATCGAAGGTCGACGGCGAGCAGGAAAAATCGGGCGGCTCGGCCAAGACCGGCGACCAGCTGACCGCAACCTCGGGCGAGGAAACGAAATACTCCGACGCCGATTTCTTCGAGAATCCCTATTCGGTGCTTTCGGAAATCGCGCAGGAAGTCGGCCAGCAGGCAAACATCAGCGTCAAGGGTGACGGCGGTGCGGCGCAGTCCGGGCCGTCGACCGGGGCGGAAGGCGGCGAGGCCTTTCGCGATCCATTCGACCCGGACTTCTGGACCAAACAGGTCGAAGTCAAGGATGCCGGCAACACCACCGAGAAGGACGTCGCCTTGGCGTCCAAGGCGGCGATGGCGAGCGGCGCAGCGCCATTGCAGAAGACCGCCGAAGAACAAAAGGCCGAAGGGAAGCCGGCCGACGCCGGTAAGACTGATGCCGAAGAGGCAGAACTTGCCAAACCGGATGCCGCAGCGCAGGCCGAGGAATTGAAGGCCGAGATCAAGAGGGAGCTCGGAGGCGATGCCGGCAAACTGGCAGAGGGCCTCGTCGTGACGCCGGCTGAAGGCGGTCTGCTGTTGACGATCAGCGAACAGACGGATTCCCAGATGTTTGCCGTCGGCTCGGCCGTGCCGCAGAAGGAACTTGTCATGGCCATGGAGAAGATCGGCCGGCTGCTGTCTGAGCGCCAGGGCGTTGTCGCCATCCGTGGCCACACCGATGGTCGTCCGTTCAAGGACGGCACCTATGACAACTGGCGCCTGTCGGCTGCGCGCGCCCAGAGCGCCTACTACATGCTCGTTCGCGGTGGTCTCAAGGAAGATCGCGTCAGCCAGATCAGCGGCTTTGCCGACCGGCGGCTACAGATCCCTGGCGATCCCTATGCGCCCGGCAACCGCCGTATCGAAATCCTGCTGCAGTCGGCTAAGGGTTAG
- a CDS encoding flagellin: MTSIMTNNSAMAALSTLRSINSSMETTQDRISSGYRVGNASDNAAYWSIATTMRSDNKALGTVQDALGLGAAKTDVAYTGMKAAISVVDEIKAKLVAASEPGVDKSKVQKEITQLQDQLKSVVKSAGFSGENWLYTASGATAPGTKSIVGSFNRDASGNVSLTTLDVDTTKTMLIDEAATANGLLTDALKDSTGTAIAGVSVLTLDISTGVTATTLANYLSGVDTVLKSMTDAASDLGAVNKRVDLQKDFVDNLMDSIESGVGKLVDADMNEESTRLKALQTQQQLGIQALSIANSSSQNILSLFR, from the coding sequence ATGACTTCTATTATGACCAACAACTCGGCAATGGCCGCACTCTCCACGCTGCGTTCGATCAATTCCTCGATGGAAACGACGCAGGACCGTATTTCGTCCGGCTACCGCGTTGGTAACGCTTCCGACAACGCCGCTTACTGGTCGATCGCAACGACCATGCGTTCGGACAACAAGGCCCTCGGCACAGTTCAGGACGCACTCGGCCTCGGCGCTGCCAAGACCGACGTTGCTTACACCGGCATGAAAGCCGCGATCTCGGTCGTCGACGAAATCAAGGCAAAGCTGGTTGCTGCCAGCGAGCCGGGTGTTGACAAGTCCAAGGTCCAGAAGGAAATCACGCAGCTGCAGGATCAGCTGAAGAGCGTGGTCAAGTCCGCTGGCTTCTCCGGCGAAAACTGGCTCTACACCGCTTCCGGCGCAACTGCTCCGGGCACGAAGTCGATCGTCGGTTCGTTCAACCGTGACGCTTCTGGCAACGTCAGCCTGACGACGCTCGACGTCGACACGACCAAGACCATGCTGATCGACGAAGCAGCAACAGCAAACGGCCTGCTCACAGACGCACTCAAGGACTCCACTGGCACGGCCATCGCCGGCGTCAGCGTTCTGACCCTCGACATCAGCACTGGGGTAACGGCAACGACACTGGCCAACTACCTCAGCGGTGTCGACACTGTCCTGAAGAGCATGACCGATGCCGCTTCGGACCTCGGCGCCGTCAACAAGCGCGTCGATCTCCAGAAGGACTTCGTCGACAACCTGATGGACTCGATCGAATCGGGCGTCGGCAAGCTGGTTGACGCCGACATGAACGAAGAGTCGACCCGCCTGAAGGCTCTGCAGACGCAGCAGCAGCTCGGCATCCAGGCTCTCTCGATCGCCAACAGCAGCTCGCAGAACATCCTGTCGTTGTTCCGCTAA
- a CDS encoding flagellin — protein MTSIMTNTAAMAALQTLRSINTNMAEVQERISSGYRVQTAADNAAYWSIATTMRSDNAALSTVQDALGLGAAKVDTAYAAMKASIDVVTEIKTKLVAAREPGVDKLKINKEITELKNQLMSAAQSASFSSENWLYNTNTAAVGTKSVVASFNRDGNGNVSITTLDFDTAQSMLIDTGSAARGLLTRAYDADQLQQTPTGTAAPYYLIVAPPAAPPTGTEIKLTATTAPTEMDAMIRVVDKILGQLTDAGSTLGAITKRIDMQESFVANLMDTIDKGVGRLVDADMNEESTRLKALQTQQQLGIQALSIANTNSENILRLFQQ, from the coding sequence ATGACCAGCATCATGACCAACACGGCCGCCATGGCCGCACTTCAGACGTTGCGTTCGATCAACACCAATATGGCCGAAGTGCAGGAGCGAATCTCGTCCGGCTACCGCGTGCAGACAGCAGCCGACAACGCCGCCTATTGGTCGATCGCGACCACCATGCGCTCGGACAACGCCGCACTCTCCACCGTTCAGGATGCGCTTGGTCTCGGTGCGGCGAAGGTCGACACTGCCTATGCGGCGATGAAGGCGTCGATCGACGTCGTCACCGAAATCAAGACCAAGCTCGTCGCCGCGCGCGAGCCCGGCGTCGACAAGCTCAAGATCAACAAGGAAATCACCGAGCTGAAGAACCAGCTCATGTCCGCCGCACAATCGGCGTCGTTCTCGAGCGAGAACTGGCTCTACAATACCAATACAGCCGCCGTCGGCACGAAGTCGGTCGTCGCTTCCTTCAACCGCGACGGAAACGGCAATGTTTCCATCACGACGCTCGATTTCGACACGGCGCAATCGATGCTGATCGACACGGGCAGCGCGGCGCGCGGCCTGCTGACCAGGGCCTATGATGCCGACCAGCTGCAGCAGACGCCGACCGGCACCGCCGCACCGTACTATCTGATCGTCGCCCCGCCGGCTGCGCCGCCGACCGGCACCGAAATCAAGCTGACTGCGACGACCGCGCCCACGGAAATGGACGCGATGATCCGCGTCGTCGACAAGATCCTCGGGCAGCTGACGGACGCCGGTTCGACACTCGGCGCGATCACCAAGCGTATCGACATGCAGGAAAGCTTTGTCGCCAACCTGATGGATACGATCGACAAGGGCGTCGGTCGTCTGGTCGATGCCGACATGAATGAGGAATCGACGCGCTTGAAGGCGCTGCAGACGCAGCAGCAGCTCGGCATTCAGGCGCTGTCGATCGCCAATACCAACTCCGAAAACATCCTGCGCCTCTTCCAGCAGTAA
- a CDS encoding flagellin, with protein sequence MTSIMTNNAAMAALSTLRSINSSMETTQDRISSGYRVGNASDNAAYWSIATTMRSDNKALGTVQDALGLGAAKTDVAYTGMKAAISVVDEIKAKLVAASEPGVDKSKVQKEITQLQEQLKSVVKSASFSGENWLYTASGATAPGTKSIVGSFNRDSNGNVSLTTLDVDTTKTMLIDEAATANGLLTDALKDSTGTAIAGVSVLTLDISTGVTATTLANYLSGVDTVLKSMTDSAADLGAVNKRVDLQKDFVDNLMDSIESGVGKLVDADMNEESTRLKALQTQQQLGIQALTIANTNSQNILSLFR encoded by the coding sequence ATGACGTCTATCATGACCAACAACGCGGCAATGGCCGCACTCTCCACGCTGCGTTCGATCAATTCCTCGATGGAAACGACGCAGGACCGTATTTCGTCCGGCTACCGCGTTGGTAACGCTTCCGACAACGCCGCTTACTGGTCGATCGCAACGACCATGCGTTCGGACAACAAGGCCCTCGGCACGGTTCAGGACGCACTCGGCCTCGGCGCAGCCAAGACCGACGTTGCTTACACCGGCATGAAAGCCGCGATCTCGGTCGTCGACGAAATCAAGGCAAAGCTGGTTGCTGCCAGCGAGCCGGGCGTTGACAAGTCCAAGGTCCAGAAGGAAATCACGCAGCTTCAGGAACAGCTTAAGAGCGTCGTCAAGTCCGCTTCGTTCTCCGGCGAAAACTGGCTCTACACCGCTTCCGGCGCAACTGCTCCGGGCACGAAGTCGATCGTCGGTTCGTTCAACCGTGACTCCAACGGCAATGTCAGCCTGACGACGCTCGACGTCGACACGACCAAGACCATGCTGATCGACGAAGCAGCAACAGCAAACGGCCTGCTCACAGACGCACTCAAGGACTCCACTGGCACGGCCATCGCCGGCGTCAGCGTTCTGACCCTCGACATCAGCACTGGCGTAACGGCAACGACACTGGCCAATTACCTCAGCGGCGTTGATACCGTCCTGAAGAGCATGACTGACTCTGCTGCAGACCTCGGTGCGGTCAACAAGCGCGTCGACCTCCAGAAGGACTTCGTCGACAACCTGATGGACTCGATCGAATCGGGCGTCGGCAAGCTGGTTGACGCCGACATGAACGAAGAGTCGACCCGCCTGAAGGCTCTGCAGACGCAGCAGCAGCTCGGCATCCAGGCCCTGACGATTGCCAACACCAACTCGCAGAACATCCTGTCGCTGTTCCGTTAA
- a CDS encoding flagellar basal body-associated FliL family protein, which translates to MEEFDTAAPVKSPSKVMTIAIVAVLTLVAGGGGWLVGAMLAPPPPKEQVEATKDTAPNATGEEGVPKIATEANGVVQLDPITTNLAYPSENWIRLEVALQFDGVPDPAMAEQIHQDIAAYLKTVSLQQIQGPRGFQYLRDDIQERVDLRSDGRVTNVMFRTFVIQ; encoded by the coding sequence ATGGAAGAATTCGATACCGCCGCGCCCGTGAAATCACCGTCGAAGGTGATGACGATCGCCATCGTTGCCGTCCTGACGCTCGTCGCCGGCGGCGGCGGCTGGCTGGTCGGCGCCATGCTGGCGCCGCCGCCGCCCAAGGAGCAGGTGGAGGCGACCAAGGACACAGCTCCGAACGCAACCGGCGAGGAGGGCGTTCCGAAGATCGCGACGGAAGCCAACGGCGTCGTCCAGCTTGACCCGATCACCACGAACCTTGCCTACCCCTCGGAAAACTGGATCCGGCTCGAGGTGGCGTTGCAGTTCGACGGTGTCCCGGACCCGGCGATGGCCGAGCAGATACACCAGGATATCGCCGCCTATCTGAAAACCGTGTCGCTGCAGCAGATCCAGGGGCCGCGCGGCTTTCAATATCTCCGGGATGACATTCAGGAGCGGGTTGACCTGCGCTCGGATGGGCGCGTAACCAATGTTATGTTCAGAACCTTCGTCATTCAATGA
- the fliP gene encoding flagellar type III secretion system pore protein FliP (The bacterial flagellar biogenesis protein FliP forms a type III secretion system (T3SS)-type pore required for flagellar assembly.): protein MIRLIAFIVAMMAMSGIAGALSFPSDILNTPIDGSAASWIIRTFGLLTVLSVAPGILIMVTSFPRFVIAFAILRTGMGLATTPSNMIMVSLALFMTFYVMAPTFDRAWRDGIDPLMKNQITETEALPRIAEPFREFMLANTRDKDLQLFIDIAKEKGQTVVVNDKVDLRAVVPAFMISEIRRGFEIGFLIMLPFLVIDLIVATITMAMGMMMLPPTAISLPFKILFFVLIDGWNLLVGSLVRSFS, encoded by the coding sequence ATGATCCGGCTCATCGCCTTCATAGTCGCCATGATGGCGATGTCCGGAATTGCCGGCGCCCTGAGTTTTCCCTCTGACATCCTGAACACGCCCATCGACGGATCGGCCGCCTCCTGGATCATCCGGACGTTCGGCCTTCTGACCGTTCTTTCGGTGGCGCCCGGCATCCTGATCATGGTCACCAGCTTTCCGCGCTTCGTGATCGCCTTTGCCATCCTGCGCACCGGCATGGGCCTGGCGACGACACCGTCGAACATGATCATGGTTTCGCTGGCGCTGTTCATGACCTTCTACGTCATGGCTCCGACCTTCGACCGCGCTTGGCGCGACGGCATCGACCCGCTGATGAAGAATCAGATTACGGAAACGGAAGCGCTGCCGCGCATCGCCGAGCCGTTCCGCGAATTCATGCTCGCCAATACCCGCGACAAGGATCTGCAGCTCTTCATCGATATAGCCAAGGAAAAGGGCCAGACCGTCGTCGTCAACGACAAGGTCGACCTGCGCGCCGTCGTTCCCGCCTTCATGATCTCGGAAATCCGCCGCGGCTTCGAGATCGGCTTCCTCATCATGCTGCCATTCCTGGTGATCGACCTGATCGTTGCCACCATCACCATGGCGATGGGCATGATGATGCTGCCACCAACGGCGATCTCCCTGCCGTTCAAGATCCTCTTCTTCGTGCTGATCGACGGCTGGAACCTGCTCGTCGGCAGCCTGGTACGCTCGTTCAGCTGA
- a CDS encoding glycosyl transferase, protein MELPLNAHTIFSSASRQYQKGQYTEALDTLNQLLDLTRDAKTYALLAKVLLKLGFRSDAAQAYQLAGEEGGLRSEHFLAEAMKLHFACGNDDQALSLGRPLLEQAKTDPELAYIIVTLFLKRDQADILSPFKSTLSASARQEHQVLAAKLLTSDVGNNDDREIVTNLFRRTPSNPVLLSAYLVFMQEVNNFNEIENYAQALERAIQATNRKFLRAETPFYNVHWCRDEKLNRLAAALDQPFPPTLPEERRKMQHVWGKKIRLGYLSNDFWGPHATMKLLQAVLTLHDREKFDVTLFCYTPEKHLAVAGEGRQTWGKIVRIENLSDEQAAQTIRDEQIDILVDLKGHTMNSRVAILNHKTAPVQATWLGFPGTTVNVDLDYIIGDRHVLPDGSEDHYYERFCRLPETYQPNDPAGRPRPAAMTRTQAGLPEDAFVYASFNANRKITVETMKAWAGILRRTPDSVLWLMCPKPEAQAHILRRFQSYGIATKRIIFCAKVEYEQHLARIPVADLGLDTFPCNGHTTTSEQLWMGLPVLTPKGTHFASRVSESLLRAIGVPELVAADVDDYVGQAIALYETRGKVAEYKQKLADNRLQMPLFDAERFCRHLEQAYEAMADRAKKGLEPALIDVPALPVRTGSFAQ, encoded by the coding sequence ATGGAGCTTCCCTTGAACGCCCACACCATCTTCTCTTCCGCTTCGCGGCAGTATCAAAAAGGCCAGTACACCGAGGCGCTCGATACCCTCAATCAGCTGCTCGATCTTACCCGTGATGCCAAGACCTATGCGCTTCTGGCAAAGGTACTGCTGAAGCTCGGCTTCCGGAGCGATGCTGCACAAGCCTATCAGCTGGCCGGCGAAGAAGGCGGATTGCGTTCGGAGCATTTCCTGGCCGAGGCCATGAAGCTGCATTTCGCCTGCGGCAATGATGATCAGGCCTTAAGCCTCGGCCGGCCCTTGCTCGAGCAGGCAAAGACCGATCCCGAACTTGCCTACATCATCGTGACCTTGTTCCTGAAGCGCGACCAGGCCGACATTCTCAGCCCTTTCAAATCGACACTCTCGGCGAGCGCGCGGCAGGAACACCAGGTGCTGGCGGCAAAGCTGCTGACGTCGGATGTCGGAAACAACGATGATCGCGAGATCGTCACCAACCTGTTCCGGCGGACGCCATCGAACCCGGTCCTGCTGTCGGCTTATCTCGTTTTCATGCAGGAAGTGAACAACTTCAACGAAATCGAAAACTATGCGCAGGCGCTGGAGCGTGCGATCCAGGCGACCAACCGCAAATTTCTGCGCGCGGAAACGCCTTTCTACAATGTGCACTGGTGCCGCGATGAAAAGTTGAACCGCCTGGCCGCTGCGCTTGATCAGCCGTTCCCACCAACATTGCCCGAGGAACGCCGCAAGATGCAGCACGTGTGGGGCAAAAAGATACGGCTGGGTTACCTTTCGAACGACTTCTGGGGACCGCACGCGACGATGAAGCTCCTGCAAGCCGTGCTGACCTTGCATGATCGCGAGAAATTCGACGTGACGCTCTTCTGCTACACGCCGGAGAAACACCTCGCCGTTGCTGGCGAAGGGCGTCAGACCTGGGGCAAAATCGTCCGCATCGAAAACCTTTCCGACGAGCAGGCCGCCCAGACGATCCGCGACGAGCAGATCGATATCCTCGTCGATCTCAAGGGCCATACGATGAACAGTCGCGTTGCCATACTCAACCACAAGACCGCACCTGTGCAGGCGACATGGCTCGGTTTCCCCGGCACCACCGTCAACGTCGATCTCGACTACATCATCGGCGACCGTCACGTCCTTCCCGATGGCAGCGAGGACCACTACTACGAGCGGTTCTGCCGGTTGCCCGAGACCTACCAGCCGAACGACCCTGCCGGCCGGCCACGGCCGGCAGCGATGACACGCACGCAAGCGGGCCTGCCGGAAGATGCTTTCGTCTACGCATCGTTCAACGCCAACCGCAAGATCACCGTCGAAACCATGAAGGCATGGGCTGGGATCCTGCGCAGGACGCCTGACAGCGTTCTCTGGCTGATGTGCCCCAAGCCGGAAGCCCAGGCTCATATTCTTCGGCGTTTCCAGAGCTACGGCATCGCCACAAAACGCATTATCTTCTGCGCGAAGGTCGAGTACGAACAACACTTGGCGCGTATCCCAGTCGCCGACCTCGGCCTCGACACTTTCCCCTGTAACGGACACACCACGACGTCGGAGCAGTTGTGGATGGGCTTGCCGGTGCTGACGCCAAAGGGCACGCACTTCGCCTCGCGCGTCAGCGAAAGCCTGCTGCGCGCAATCGGCGTGCCGGAACTCGTTGCCGCCGATGTCGACGACTATGTGGGGCAGGCGATCGCCCTTTACGAGACCCGCGGCAAGGTAGCCGAATACAAGCAGAAGCTCGCCGACAACCGGCTGCAGATGCCGCTCTTTGATGCGGAACGCTTCTGCCGCCACCTCGAGCAGGCCTATGAGGCGATGGCCGACCGCGCGAAGAAGGGATTGGAGCCTGCTCTCATCGACGTGCCGGCACTGCCGGTACGTACAGGATCGTTCGCACAGTAA
- the motC gene encoding chemotaxis protein MotC — protein sequence MLRRLRSALMMSALAIPLSAGMADANDLEELAPFKMIRSLQYVQDSVVLGDHSAIEMQRFMLGAIDKRLRAADASVFRDPRNVDAALVYAMSGGNPETLNYLADHDVDGNFDSRVTDALRQYLGGKGGLIVESLSKAAPEYRNSRVGPYLFLILGNATSQQDPVGAMKFYDWARLTAPGTIIEEAALRRSVFLAVQANMPDKGFRYALNYARRYLTSPYASQFADVFVELAVGHFDEAAHERISEILTFMDAPRQREVYLRVARRAAISGKQSLAKLASERAEQLAADGASEPRVLANFYAGLASVPSSDVFAATQSIAAIPDAELSPRDRALRDAAKAVAEAVVRPPDDESLTQAFSARPVRPATPVEQIEGAETGSGMSPFGSPAADASAPEAGETTQASAETADASDPAHDGFVAKGRSKLEEIDALLRGEGK from the coding sequence ATGCTGCGACGCTTGCGATCCGCCTTGATGATGTCGGCACTGGCCATCCCGCTTTCGGCGGGAATGGCGGATGCCAACGACCTCGAGGAGCTTGCACCCTTCAAGATGATCCGGTCGCTGCAATACGTGCAGGACTCGGTGGTGCTCGGCGATCATTCTGCCATCGAGATGCAGCGCTTCATGCTGGGTGCGATCGACAAGCGGCTCAGGGCTGCGGATGCGTCCGTGTTCCGCGATCCGCGCAATGTCGATGCGGCACTTGTCTACGCCATGAGCGGCGGTAATCCGGAAACACTCAACTATCTCGCCGACCATGATGTCGATGGCAATTTCGATTCGCGCGTTACTGACGCGCTTAGGCAATATCTCGGCGGCAAGGGTGGCCTGATCGTCGAGAGCCTGTCGAAGGCGGCGCCCGAGTACCGCAATTCCCGTGTTGGTCCCTACCTGTTCCTGATCCTCGGCAATGCCACATCTCAGCAGGACCCGGTCGGGGCGATGAAGTTCTACGACTGGGCGCGATTGACTGCTCCGGGAACGATTATCGAGGAGGCGGCGCTTCGTCGCTCGGTCTTCCTTGCTGTGCAGGCGAACATGCCTGACAAGGGATTTCGTTATGCCCTGAACTACGCCCGCCGATACCTGACGTCGCCCTATGCCAGCCAATTCGCCGACGTCTTCGTCGAGCTGGCCGTCGGGCATTTCGACGAGGCGGCGCACGAACGGATTTCCGAAATCCTGACTTTCATGGATGCGCCGCGCCAGCGCGAGGTCTATCTTCGCGTCGCACGACGTGCGGCTATCAGCGGAAAGCAATCCTTGGCAAAGCTTGCCTCGGAACGGGCCGAGCAGCTCGCAGCCGACGGTGCGTCCGAGCCGCGTGTGCTCGCCAATTTTTACGCCGGGCTGGCGTCGGTACCGTCGTCTGACGTCTTTGCCGCAACACAGAGCATCGCCGCGATCCCGGACGCTGAGCTTTCTCCGCGTGACCGAGCCCTGCGTGACGCGGCAAAGGCAGTTGCAGAGGCCGTTGTCAGACCACCGGACGATGAAAGCCTCACGCAAGCGTTCTCCGCTAGACCGGTTAGACCAGCCACGCCAGTCGAGCAGATCGAAGGTGCGGAAACGGGAAGCGGCATGAGCCCGTTCGGTAGCCCGGCGGCTGATGCCAGCGCCCCAGAAGCTGGCGAGACGACACAGGCCAGTGCTGAGACTGCCGACGCCTCCGATCCTGCTCACGACGGTTTCGTGGCCAAGGGGCGGTCCAAGTTGGAGGAGATCGATGCGCTGCTAAGGGGGGAAGGCAAATGA
- a CDS encoding transglycosylase SLT domain-containing protein, producing the protein MRLPALSVLALVTSTCSAFAGADTGICEREIISAASKYGIPAGILYSVGLTETGRKGSLQPYAMNIEGKAYFGTSTQDVLVRFANAQAQGAKLIDLGCMQINYHFHGDQFASPTEMLDPRKNVEYAARFLSNLRAKHESWTMAVARYHAGPNNDPAQKKYVCRVIANLVATGYGKWTPNATQFCQ; encoded by the coding sequence ATGCGGTTGCCGGCACTGAGCGTTCTCGCACTGGTCACGTCTACATGTAGCGCATTCGCCGGTGCCGACACTGGAATCTGCGAACGTGAAATCATCTCGGCAGCATCCAAATACGGCATTCCGGCCGGCATACTCTACTCCGTCGGATTGACGGAAACCGGCCGCAAGGGGTCGCTGCAACCCTACGCAATGAATATCGAAGGTAAGGCCTATTTCGGCACCAGCACGCAGGATGTTCTCGTTCGATTTGCCAACGCTCAGGCGCAGGGTGCCAAGCTCATCGATCTCGGTTGCATGCAGATAAATTACCACTTCCATGGCGATCAGTTCGCATCGCCGACGGAGATGCTTGACCCTCGCAAGAATGTCGAATATGCCGCGCGCTTCCTGTCCAACCTTCGAGCGAAGCATGAGAGCTGGACAATGGCCGTCGCACGGTATCATGCCGGCCCGAACAACGACCCGGCGCAGAAGAAATATGTCTGCCGGGTGATCGCGAATCTGGTCGCGACGGGCTACGGCAAGTGGACGCCGAATGCCACGCAGTTCTGTCAATAA
- a CDS encoding flagellar hook-length control protein FliK, giving the protein MRALDESLRAPPQSQTGKPGARAGGKEQAPGAFEDAVATAGRQKANGQGGQGSSAGNGEAAEGENSGAATLIGNGGIKGGDAKISISKQAHNRAPGDPEDPLLDNHNAQNERFSLAERGRDAKRVAAKAARAREQANETVAADADELAAGIAGLSRGLGRGQANGAQGADGEPTDAAAASDAKTSPSASVDDLLTLLGGNAMPSTRADAQGGSAGAAGVHALGERGAKGAGHGEMIDAHGASAEGADGEQGTDRLFRFARADGKGQAISMSISKDGERATVDAARSNAKAENVTVLEARRYLGISMNSNSTNVANAIAGDAGFAQSLQPSAALGQPGAWTQAGKTLNTLKIQMHPIELGLVTATLRLKDDELQVELKVENGEAFRQLRDDQSEMVKALRAQGFAVDQINVVFNSGSDTSTGGGSSQPQAQAGQQGRDRAEDGSGQGRQRQDGDSQGSVAERRVGNGGTDDAVAGTERSRTGHVYM; this is encoded by the coding sequence ATGAGAGCTCTCGACGAAAGCCTGCGCGCACCACCTCAGTCCCAGACGGGCAAGCCGGGCGCACGTGCGGGCGGCAAGGAGCAAGCCCCCGGCGCCTTCGAGGACGCCGTCGCAACCGCTGGGCGCCAGAAGGCGAACGGTCAGGGCGGACAAGGTTCGTCCGCCGGCAACGGCGAGGCGGCCGAAGGCGAAAACTCTGGAGCTGCGACCTTGATTGGCAATGGCGGCATTAAAGGCGGCGACGCCAAGATCTCGATCTCCAAGCAGGCGCACAATCGTGCACCTGGGGATCCGGAAGATCCGTTGCTCGACAATCACAATGCTCAGAACGAGCGGTTCTCGCTCGCGGAGCGTGGACGAGACGCCAAGCGTGTTGCTGCCAAGGCGGCGCGGGCGCGCGAACAGGCGAATGAGACGGTTGCCGCCGACGCCGACGAATTGGCCGCCGGCATAGCGGGTTTGTCGCGCGGCTTGGGTAGGGGCCAGGCAAACGGCGCGCAGGGTGCAGACGGCGAGCCAACTGATGCGGCCGCGGCTTCAGATGCCAAGACTTCCCCAAGCGCCAGCGTAGACGACCTGCTGACGCTGCTCGGCGGCAACGCCATGCCGTCGACGCGTGCTGATGCCCAAGGTGGCTCGGCCGGCGCCGCTGGCGTCCATGCCCTCGGTGAACGCGGCGCCAAGGGCGCTGGGCATGGCGAGATGATCGATGCCCATGGTGCGAGTGCCGAAGGTGCCGATGGCGAACAGGGCACCGACCGGTTGTTCCGCTTCGCCCGCGCCGATGGCAAGGGGCAGGCGATTTCGATGAGCATATCGAAGGACGGCGAACGGGCGACGGTTGACGCCGCGCGGTCAAATGCCAAGGCTGAGAACGTCACCGTGCTCGAAGCTCGCCGTTATCTCGGCATTTCGATGAACAGCAATTCCACCAATGTCGCCAACGCGATCGCCGGCGACGCGGGCTTTGCCCAGTCGTTGCAGCCGAGTGCTGCCCTCGGCCAGCCGGGTGCCTGGACGCAGGCCGGCAAGACCTTGAACACGCTCAAGATCCAGATGCATCCGATCGAGCTTGGCCTCGTCACCGCAACGTTGCGGTTGAAGGACGACGAGCTGCAGGTCGAGCTGAAGGTGGAGAACGGCGAAGCCTTCCGCCAGCTGCGCGACGACCAGAGCGAAATGGTCAAGGCGCTGCGAGCCCAGGGCTTCGCGGTCGATCAGATCAACGTCGTGTTCAATTCGGGCAGCGATACATCGACGGGCGGCGGCAGCTCGCAGCCGCAGGCCCAGGCGGGCCAGCAGGGCCGCGATCGCGCCGAGGACGGTAGCGGGCAGGGGCGGCAGCGACAGGATGGCGACAGCCAGGGTTCAGTGGCGGAAAGGCGGGTTGGCAATGGCGGTACGGATGATGCGGTTGCCGGCACTGAGCGTTCTCGCACTGGTCACGTCTACATGTAG